A DNA window from Lepidochelys kempii isolate rLepKem1 chromosome 9, rLepKem1.hap2, whole genome shotgun sequence contains the following coding sequences:
- the PID1 gene encoding PTB-containing, cubilin and LRP1-interacting protein isoform X3, whose product MWQPATERLQVTYLGKVSTTGMQFLSGCTEKPVIELWKKHTLAREDVFPANALLEIRPFQVWLHHLDLKGEATVHMDTFQVARIAYCTADHNVSPNIFAWVYREINDDLSYQMDCHAVECESKLEAKKLAHAMMEAFKKTFHSMKSDGRIHRNSSSEEVSHEFESDDG is encoded by the coding sequence GTTACATATTTGGGTAAGGTGTCCACAACAGGGATGCAATTTTTATCAGGCTGCACAGAAAAACCTGTCATTGAATTATGGAAGAAGCACACACTAGCCAGGGAGGACGTCTTCCCAGCCAATGCCCTTCTGGAAATCCGACCCTTCCAAGTCTGGCTTCATCACCTGGACCTCAAAGGCGAAGCCACAGTCCACATGGATACCTTTCAGGTGGCACGTATTGCCTACTGCACTGCCGACCACAATGTCAGCCCAAACATCTTTGCTTGGGTTTACAGGGAGATCAACGATGACTTGTCCTATCAGATGGACTGCCATGCTGTAGAGTGTGAGAGCAAGCTGGAGGCCAAGAAGCTGGCTCATGCCATGATGGAGGCCTTTAAGAAGACTTTCCACAGCATGAAGAGTGATGGCCGGATCCACAGGAATAGCTCATCTGAGGAAGTGTCTCATGAATTCGAATCTGATGATGGCTGA